In Mixophyes fleayi isolate aMixFle1 chromosome 4, aMixFle1.hap1, whole genome shotgun sequence, the following proteins share a genomic window:
- the LOC142150690 gene encoding putative olfactory receptor 1F2 has translation MAYDRYVAICKPLHYHHIMNKRKCVLILGGTWIFGCGNSLHIALYVSELSLCHSNTIQHFYCDIKALAKLYCADEGLNVLIFVEIVLLGFCPFLLSLISYVKIIIIIVKIKTTHGRVKAFSTCTSHLTVLLIFYGTIFCTYMRQSSENIETMDYVFSVLFAAVTPMLNPFIYSVNIKEVRTAIMKNMKQKVFR, from the coding sequence ATGGCGTATGATCGTTATGTTGCTATTTGTAAACCATTACACTACCATCATATaatgaataaaagaaaatgtgtccTTATTTTGGGAGGCACCTGGATATTTGGATGTGGAAATTCATTACATATTGCCCTCTATGTTTCAGAGTTATCTTTGTGTCATTCCAACACCATTCAGCATTTTTACTGTGATATTAAAGCACTCGCCAAACTATATTGTGCCGATGAAGGTCTTAATGTCCTAATATTTGTAGAAATTGTTCTGCTTGGTTTTTGCCCCTTCTTGCTTAGTCTAATCTCTTATGTTAAAATAATTATCATCATTGTAAAAATTAAGACAACACATGGAAGAGTAAAAGCCTTCTCTACCTGCACCTCCCATCTCACTGTCCTCCTTATTTTCTATGGAACGATCTTCTGCACGTACATGAGACAATCGTCAGAAAATATAGAAACAATGGACTATGTATTTTCTGTGCTCTTTGCTGCAGTAACACCAATGTTAAATCCTTTCATATACAGTGTAAATATTAAAGAAGTAAGGACTGCTATTATGAAAAATATGAAGCAAAAAGTATTCAGATGA